One window of the Syngnathus typhle isolate RoL2023-S1 ecotype Sweden linkage group LG21, RoL_Styp_1.0, whole genome shotgun sequence genome contains the following:
- the spx gene encoding spexin prohormone 1 isoform X2: MKGLKTVTLIYILTLLLVAFVTQSQSAPKGSFQRRNWTPQAMMYLKGTQGRRFISEDRKEGDVYDTLHLETRSQNTEKLSVDQAATILLNFLQQASDGAVENPEEVYFQEMPVWKREYF; the protein is encoded by the exons ATGAAA GGTTTGAAGACTGTCACTTTAATTTATATTCTCACTCTCTTACTGGTTGCATTTGTCACGCAAAGCCAGAGTGCACCGAAG GGCTCTTTTCAAAGGAGAAACTGGACACCGCAGGCTATGATGTACCTTAAAGGGACTC AAGGACGCAGGTTCATCTCAGAAGACCGGAAAGAGGGAGACGTGTATGACACTTTACATTTAG AGACCCGCAGTCAGAACACAGAAAAGCTGAGCGTGGACCAAGCTGCCACCATTTTGCTCAACTTTTTGCAGCAGGCCAGTGATGGAG CTGTTGAAAACCCAGAGGAGGTGTACTTTCAGGAAATGCCAGTGTGGAAGAGAGAATACTTCTGA
- the strap gene encoding serine-threonine kinase receptor-associated protein — MAMRQTPLTCSGHTRPVVDLAFSGITPYGYFLISACKDGKPMMRQGDTGDWIGTFLGHKGAVWGATLNTDATKAATAAADFSAKVWDAVSGDEVLTLAHKHIVKTVTFTQDSNCLLTGGNDKLLRIYDLSSPEAAPQEIAGHTSPIKKALWCNDDKQILSAAEDKTIRLWDRTSMEVVKTLTFDTSVSSMEYVVDSEILVITYGKTIAFYNALSLDLIKSVDAPATINSASLHPDKDFFVAGGEDFKLYKFDYSTKEELESYKGHFGPVHCVRFSPDGELYASGSEDGTLRLWQTAVGKTYGLWKCVLPEELAAENSEQIYTSPPEIKA; from the exons ATGGCGATGAGACAGACACCGCTCACTTGTTCCGGTCATACTAGGCCTGTGGTGGATTTGGCCTTCAGTGGAATCACTCCTTATGGCTACTTTCTCATCAGCGCCTGCAAAG ATGGCAAGCCCATGATGCGCCAGGGAGACACAGGAGACTGGATTGGAACGTTTCTGGGTCACAAAGGTGCTGTTTGGGGAGCCACTCTGAACACCGACGCCACCAAGGCAGCCACTGCTGCGGCCGACTTCTCAGC GAAAGTGTGGGATGCTGTCAGTGGTGATGAAGTCCTCACGTTGGCTCACAAACATATTGTCAAGACCGTTACCTTTACTCAG GATAGTAACTGTCTATTGACTGGAGGAAATGATAAGCTCCTGCGGATCTACGATCTCAGTAGCCCAGAAGCAG CACCACAGGAAATCGCCGGTCATACCTCGCCAATCAAGAAGGCCCTGTGGTGTAATGACGACAAACAAATTCTGTCAGCAGCAGAGGATAAAACCATACG ATTGTGGGACAGGACCTCAATGGAGGTGGTAAAGACGCTGACGTTTGATACGTCGGTGAGCAGCATGGAGTATGTGGTCGACAGTGAAATTCTCGTGATCACATACGGAAAGACGATCGCTTTCTACAATGCTCTCAG CCTTGACCTGATCAAGTCTGTAGATGCCCCAGCTACCATCAACTCTGCGTCCCTCCACCCAGACAAGGACTTTTTTGTTGCCGGTGGAGAGGACTTCAAGCTTTATAAATTTGACTACAGCACCAAGGAAGAGCTGG AATCTTATAAAGGTCATTTTGGTCCTGTGCACTGTGTCCGCTTCAGTCCGGACGGCGAGCTGTACGCCAGCGGCTCTGAAGATGGCACACTTCGTCTGTGGCAAACAGCAGTGGGGAAAACCTATGGCCTCTGGAAATGTGTTCTTCCTG AGGAACTTGCGGCAGAGAACTCGGAGCAGATATACACTTCACCGCCTGAAATTAAAGCCTAA
- the spx gene encoding spexin prohormone 1 isoform X1 codes for MILPLQGLKTVTLIYILTLLLVAFVTQSQSAPKGSFQRRNWTPQAMMYLKGTQGRRFISEDRKEGDVYDTLHLETRSQNTEKLSVDQAATILLNFLQQASDGAVENPEEVYFQEMPVWKREYF; via the exons ATGATTTTGCCTCTACAGGGTTTGAAGACTGTCACTTTAATTTATATTCTCACTCTCTTACTGGTTGCATTTGTCACGCAAAGCCAGAGTGCACCGAAG GGCTCTTTTCAAAGGAGAAACTGGACACCGCAGGCTATGATGTACCTTAAAGGGACTC AAGGACGCAGGTTCATCTCAGAAGACCGGAAAGAGGGAGACGTGTATGACACTTTACATTTAG AGACCCGCAGTCAGAACACAGAAAAGCTGAGCGTGGACCAAGCTGCCACCATTTTGCTCAACTTTTTGCAGCAGGCCAGTGATGGAG CTGTTGAAAACCCAGAGGAGGTGTACTTTCAGGAAATGCCAGTGTGGAAGAGAGAATACTTCTGA